Proteins encoded together in one candidate division WOR-3 bacterium window:
- a CDS encoding MerR family transcriptional regulator: MSPQKFYSVAAVCKKLGIQPHTLRYWEKEFEIKFKRNSAGRRIIAAEQLKKLELIQHLIHREKMTIKGAKRKLAVMSAAEGELSQTKDRSQLLQWLKKELIELRAIIEGESPPAP; the protein is encoded by the coding sequence ATGAGCCCTCAGAAATTTTACTCCGTTGCCGCGGTATGCAAAAAGTTGGGAATTCAACCCCATACACTCCGCTACTGGGAAAAAGAGTTTGAAATAAAGTTCAAACGCAACTCCGCCGGTCGTCGCATCATCGCAGCGGAACAGTTAAAGAAACTGGAATTAATTCAACACCTCATCCATCGGGAAAAAATGACCATTAAAGGCGCCAAACGTAAACTGGCAGTGATGAGTGCCGCTGAAGGAGAACTTTCGCAAACAAAAGACCGCTCGCAACTGCTCCAATGGTTAAAGAAAGAGTTAATTGAACTCCGCGCAATAATCGAAGGCGAAAGCCCGCCGGCTCCTTAA
- a CDS encoding NAD(P)-dependent glycerol-3-phosphate dehydrogenase codes for MKVAFIGAGRWAIALAIKLAEKKIRIALYDTDTRKLEQLNASRRHPDLPETVLLPETIVLSPDPELVLEQATIVVFATPSALLVEAANTIKPLIPKTAQALVSVSKGIEPKTCRRLSVALQTIIPAPPVVVLAGPAIPYDMAQGDPTSLVAVSENEAAAQQIRDLFTISNLRIYHHTDVVGVEIAAAFKNVIAIAAGISDGLGLGLNAKAALLTRGLAEITRLGLALNANPLTFSGLAGMGDLIVTAFSPHSRNHQLGLILSKGKEFPSAQAELTGVAEGAITAFAGRELALKMHVEMPITEEIYRILYQGTKPSESIERLLNRPLKREFY; via the coding sequence ATGAAAGTTGCTTTCATCGGCGCCGGACGCTGGGCAATCGCCCTGGCAATAAAACTGGCTGAGAAAAAAATCAGAATCGCTCTTTACGATACCGACACCCGAAAGCTCGAACAGCTCAACGCCAGTCGACGCCATCCCGATTTACCCGAAACGGTACTTTTGCCCGAGACCATAGTTCTTTCTCCAGACCCGGAACTAGTTCTCGAACAGGCGACAATCGTCGTTTTCGCCACCCCTTCAGCCCTGCTTGTTGAAGCGGCAAATACAATAAAGCCTTTAATTCCTAAAACGGCCCAGGCGTTAGTTTCCGTAAGCAAAGGAATTGAACCCAAAACCTGCCGCCGCCTTTCGGTTGCTCTCCAGACGATAATTCCTGCCCCCCCGGTGGTTGTCCTTGCAGGACCGGCGATTCCTTACGATATGGCCCAGGGCGACCCGACATCACTGGTTGCAGTATCAGAAAACGAAGCAGCGGCTCAACAGATCCGCGACCTTTTTACCATCTCTAATTTACGGATTTATCATCACACCGATGTTGTTGGTGTCGAAATTGCTGCCGCTTTCAAAAATGTCATCGCCATCGCCGCGGGCATCAGCGATGGTTTGGGTCTCGGCCTTAACGCCAAAGCAGCACTTTTGACCCGGGGGCTAGCAGAAATCACCCGACTCGGTCTGGCACTAAACGCCAATCCCTTGACTTTCTCAGGCCTTGCCGGAATGGGTGACTTGATTGTCACCGCCTTTTCCCCTCACTCGCGCAATCACCAGTTAGGATTGATATTGAGCAAAGGTAAAGAGTTCCCAAGCGCCCAAGCAGAACTGACCGGTGTTGCCGAAGGCGCTATCACCGCCTTTGCCGGGCGAGAACTCGCCCTTAAAATGCATGTCGAAATGCCCATCACCGAAGAGATTTACCGAATTCTTTACCAGGGGACAAAACCATCAGAAAGCATTGAACGGTTACTCAACCGTCCTTTAAAAAGGGAGTTTTATTGA
- the plsY gene encoding glycerol-3-phosphate 1-O-acyltransferase PlsY, with protein sequence MSIGNALLSLFFGFLPGSIPFGFLTGKITGIDIRTKGSGNIGFTNVSRTLGIGWAIPVLLLDIAKGLLPTMFARGIGLTPTLVGFGAITGHIFTPWLGFNGGKGVATTIGVAAFLCPRSLFIALGIYLIILLIFGYVSLSSIVFALLFPVVTQLSYPENLPLLLFAIGTGFIIVIRHIPNIRRLVNGTEPRFGLWLKLFRKKEI encoded by the coding sequence ATGAGCATCGGAAATGCCCTGTTATCACTCTTTTTCGGTTTTTTGCCCGGCTCAATCCCATTCGGTTTTCTAACAGGTAAAATTACTGGTATTGATATCAGGACAAAAGGTTCCGGCAATATCGGGTTTACCAATGTATCGCGTACCCTGGGAATCGGATGGGCAATTCCGGTTTTACTCCTTGACATTGCCAAAGGGTTATTACCAACGATGTTTGCCCGAGGAATCGGATTAACACCAACGCTCGTTGGCTTCGGCGCAATTACTGGCCACATCTTCACACCCTGGCTTGGATTTAACGGTGGCAAAGGCGTTGCGACGACAATCGGAGTCGCTGCTTTTCTTTGCCCCCGCAGCCTATTTATCGCCCTGGGAATTTATCTGATAATTCTTCTCATTTTCGGCTATGTTTCCCTTTCTTCGATTGTTTTTGCCCTGCTCTTTCCTGTGGTGACGCAACTATCCTATCCAGAAAATTTACCTCTTTTACTGTTCGCTATTGGAACAGGCTTTATAATTGTAATTCGCCATATCCCTAACATCCGGCGTTTAGTCAACGGAACCGAACCACGGTTTGGATTGTGGCTCAAACTGTTCAGGAAAAAAGAAATATGA